The following are encoded in a window of Calonectris borealis chromosome 17, bCalBor7.hap1.2, whole genome shotgun sequence genomic DNA:
- the TPD52L2 gene encoding tumor protein D54 isoform X17 produces the protein MLVEETPLEVSLPLSVKPLSSPFPSDCPGLLSDAMTDVPVDSAASARTSVPEGLTLAEEEELRSELAKVEEEIGTLRQVLAAKERHCGELKRKLGLTPLDGLKQNLSKSWHDVQVSNAYVKTSEKLGEWNDKVTQSDLYLSASSTLEDWNEKLTQSEAFHFSNPINASSGRGSFSSGQYLNDFTVVQVALFKCLPALRGELAEATG, from the exons ATGCTCGTGGAGGAAACTCCACTGGaggtttctcttcctctttctgtgaAGCCCCTCTCTTCACCTTTCCCGTCAGACTGCCCAG GTCTGCTGTCAGATGCCATGACAGACGTTCCCGTGGATAGCGCGGCTTCGGCCAGGACCTCTGTGCCCGAGGGGCTGACTCTTGCTGAAGAGGAGGAGTTGAGATCTGAGCTTGCCAAG GTTGAAGAAGAAATTGGTACGCTCAGGCAAGTTCTGGCTGCTAAAGAGAGACACTGTGGAGAGCTGAAGAGGAAGCTAGGTTTGACTCCCTTGGATGGGTTAAAGCAAAACCTGTCTAAAAGCTGGCATGATGTCCAAGTCTCCAATGC TTATGTGAAAACATCTGAGAAACTTGGAGAGTGGAATGACAAAGTGACACAGTCTGACTT ATATCTTTCAGCCAGCAGCACACTGGAGGACTGGAATGAAAAATTAACTCAATCAGAAGC CTTTCACTTTTCTAACCCAATCAATGCCTCTTCTGGGAGAGGGAGCTTTTCCTCAGGTCAGTATTTGAATGATTTCACTGTGGTCCAAGTGGCACTCTTCAAATGCCTGCCTGCTCTCAGAGGAGAACTGGCTGAAGCCACTGGCTGA